The genome window GGAACATGTTCATCTTTTAATAAAGGCAGAACCTTTTTCTATCAATTCAAATCAAAATCACGACGTTATTTGTATGAACAAGTGTTGGAACTAAATTTTTTACGTGTTCATGAAAACAGCTTGCAAACATACGTGTACATGAAAATTTTTACGTGTACAAATAAAGATAGCTATATCTGGAGTGATGTACTATATATTATCGCAAACACACAAAGTTATGATGTGAAAACATTACACAGAATTTGTTTGGATAATATAAAAGAATTAGTATGCCTGATAGGAGTGCTTGAGTGGGTAGAATATAATTCTTATATGAGAAAGTCATGAGTTTGATTATTCTCAACACTTGTTGAATCCAATTTAGTCTTATTACACACGAACTGGTTAGTAATGACTAAGTGTTTCCTTGTCgtcgaagaaaaaaaaaaaggactagtGTAGTTTGTTCAATTGAGAAAGGTGATGTGTGCCTTATGGGAATTAGTCTAATAAATGAAAAGAAACACTTTAAGTGGTAGTAATAATGACACTTACGACATACATGGTGTCCGTATGTGATGGTGGAAGCCGCAATAGTAGCGAAGGCGAAATCTTCAAACTCATACGAAGGGTGTTAATTCAACTATAAGAGAAAATTTCATTCAATTATAATGAAAGAAAAAGTTATACTGATAATGAAAAAGAAGACTTACTCCGATAAAGTGTAGGTTCAATTCCAACCATGAATAGCTAGCTTATTATAGTTTCTCGATTTGTGatttttagggttttttttttgtcaagttGGAGAGGAGAGATTGTGAgatggaggagagagagggtaataaagagaagaaattgAATATGCAGTAAGTAGGGTTTTTTGTGAGGTCCGCGCCGAGATAAAAAGGGAAATTCGTGTCAACCGGCGCATTAGGCGCGCACCGAGATGGCTCGTGAGTGTAAATAAGCATTTGTTATTCCCTGATATTCagtatgcttttttttttccacttattttctctctcttctctagTCATGTAATTCGGacaaaaactattaaaaattcATACTGATGTTATTGCTTTTATAATGATAAGGTGAGGTTCATTTCTTACCGGGAATAAGGCAAAATTGCCACGGGAACGCGACAAGAGTTGATTATGGAAAACGGAAACTGTACTGCGAACACAAGGAGTGGTGGGCAGTTGGGTGCGAAAAAGCTACTTTCGTccgcaacaaaaaaaaaaaaaaaaaaaaattaggtcaTGATTTGTACTTTGTTGCTTCATCATTGCcctgcaggaaaaaaaaaaatctgtgcATTCCCTCATCTTCTTCCTGTTGATTCTTGCTGGCTACCATTTTTTCTTACCCTTAAATCATGCTGCCCAAAACTTCCTTCCCATCAtcacaacatctttaatttgatgTGCACACATATTCGGTTGAGCTAGATATTTGAAATATCAAGTTTAATATCCTGCCATTCAACGTTGATTCAAAAAGCGACACTGTCTATTTCGGCTGATTGAAAAATAATTGTGTTTTACTATTagttataaacttataattttttacataGAGTAAACTTGTAAAACcatctaattttttattaaacgaaaattgtttttttttaaagaagtcatgctttttttttctttttttttttgttgagcaatttaattaattgcatTGCTCATAGCACAAACAACTCATTTAATTCCCAATTAGTAGATTATAGACAAGAACATACAATTGAACTTTGAtcatgatttatttttaatttacctttttattatttgttagtcCCGCAAAGCAAGGACATCTGATCATGCCTTTGTGGGCAAGGTTAATATGCGTTCTGAAGATCAAcaaaatttatctttttattatCTGTCAGTCCTAGGAAGCAAGGGCGTCTTGCTTTTGTGAGCAAGGTTAATATGCGTTGGAAATATCAacataatttacctttttattaTCTATCAGTCAGTCGTGCGAAGCAAGGGCATCTTGCATTCTTGCCTTTGTGGGCAAGATTAATATGCGTTGGAAAGACATAATTTACCTTTTCATTATCTGTCAGTCGCGAAAAGCAAGGGCATCTTACCATTGTGGGCAAGTTTAATATGCGTTGGGGAGACAAAATGTCCTAGAGTGGTATGTTGTACAACAGTGATGATGCTGTGTGGAATGGAGGAGATTGTGGTATTCGATTCTAGTCCTCCTGATGTTGGAACAACCTTTGAAGTGGACTGACGATGCGACTGCGGGCACTACCAGGCCAGCTCTAGATATCCCAGATTATGACTTATCAAATCACTAAAATGACGTCAACACTGCgctttaaaaacaaaagaacaaatTCGTTTCCAATTTAGATTTTATCACACATCACAAACCACTGCAACAGTAAAACATTCCTTAGCAATTAGCAATTAGCAGCCGGATCTATTCAATTTCACTTAGAATACATAAAAATTAGCAAATATTTGAAGGAGTTTGTCATCTTATGAAAATTACAAATCTGTCGGGCCAACTGTAATATGATAAATTCGATCGGTTTCGATAAGTACAAATGAAGGACGAGATTACGGAATATATTATGGAGTAATTAAGCTTAATGGCATTTTATTAAGGAAACCCAATGATTTTCGAACACCGAATCAAATGTCTACATTAATTGTTTTCTTAAAAAGAACAAATTCGTATGTACaactaaggaaaaaaaaaaaaaaaagaaaaaacagggGTGGGATCAGAGAATGAAGACCACCTCTTGGTGAAGCGAAACGGTTAGCCTCCGACAGTGAAATACCGAAATCTTTCGCCGTATCTTCGAGAATCAATTCAACAACGTACGATGACACCTGTCTGTTCCGATTCTGGCGAAAGAAGGGAATTTCCCGGTTCCCAATTGCGTGTCCCGGTTGCCGGTCTAATAGAACGGCACCGCTTCAGCTCCCCGGAGAGGCTTcggcggcggaggcggaggcTTCTGCACCTCCACAACGATCCTCTCCGCCCGCGGCGGCTGACAGGGACACGGCAATGCCAAGAACCTCGGCACATGCTCCCCCGGCATTACTACCGGCAAAGTCAAGCTCTGATTTTGCTTCAAATCCTGCAAAACAAACCAAATTTAATCATTTCCCATAAACAAATCATTAATCTTGATTCTCTACGCCTATATCGGAGAAAAAATTGTTACCGGTTGTGCGAGAACAGGCTTGCGGGGCCCATCATCACCGTCGGCGGGCGAGGCGTCGGCGAAAGAGCGACGGAGGGAGCGGAGCTTGTCCCAGTGGTAACAGCAGGAGAATACGCCGCTGAGGGTGAAGATGACGATCAAGAGCAGCGCCGTGCCGAGAGGGAAGCCCAGTGACGGCCGAGATGCATCCACATGCGGCGGCGCAGAATATGGACTCTCCATCGCTTCTATCCCAATCCCAACAACAATTCCTTATATTTCCCGAtaccccttcttcttcttccctcaTCAAAGGGATCAGAAagcagaaaattaaaataaactgaGATTGCTTCTGCAGAAAACGGTGAAAAGGAAGCTTGGAAATGGTGAGTGGGGAGCCGGCGAAGCCCAGATATATAAAGGCACGGAAGCGTACGATAAAAGAGTGCGCAATTTAATTTGTActcttaaaattaaattaaattaaattgagacAATGTGAACCAAATCACTTAGACAGGCCTGATTTATaacttacaaaatttcaaaattgacTCTAAAAATTCATATATGAAATATCTTAATGTTCtcttttgtatattaaaataacaagATATAATTTATCAGTACACAATTTTGAATACtaactatgaatttttttgtcataaaaataaaataaaataaattaattattttttttgaaaacaactaaattaattaattaagtacgTGTAAAGGTACATTGAGCGTCAAGGGCACGGTACGGAAGGGGGGAGGGGACCCACCGGGTTCGGGTTGTTAAGCACAATGGGTCTAACCCGGGTCCATTTGTTTAGAATTGTGTAGTGCAGTGTGGTCTATTCAATTCCCATCCATACCAAGACTTTTGCGTATTGTATTTAGGTGCAGAGAGGGAAAGCTGGTTTGCATTTGCTACTTTCGTAGGAAGATTGGTGGAAGGCAAACCTGATAAAAGGGTAAAAATCTGCGACCATGAAATATCTccttgaatgcacaaacaccaAAATGTTATAACCgcaaaaaacaaattatttgtaGTGATTATTAGATATGGAGTACGTTTTTGGGATGTGATAAAAACTAATTAGTCAATACATATAGAATGCATTTCCGTTTTATTGTTGTATGACAAAGTTCTCtgaacaataatttaaaattgttattattgttgtttttattgGGACTTGCCTAGCATAAATTAAGTCCACCAAGTCATGTGCTAAGGCAATAATGACAAGCATGATCGTTACACATACTATAGTAAATAGGAATAATTTAGGTAAAAGATATATGGATTCCTGCTCAAGGACGACCATGCATTGTTCACGAATCTTCACTTCAAAAACATGTTATGTGAATTACCAAAACAATgaagaaattacaatttcaataGTATGGAGATATGATCCACTTTTTTTTCTAAAAGGTGAGataatatttcaagaataagaACAACCTTAGTTCAAGAAATCTCCATGAACATACTCAACTGGCTTTGTTGAGGACCTTGTTAAGAACAAGCGCAAAGACCATACCGATGACGGTCCAACTAGGTCTAGTCATCCAAGGCCATATCCAAAAGTTTATATATTACATCAATTTAAGAGACGTCTATATATGTTTGTAACCTGTCAGATAAACTGATGGCGTCGCCAATTATCCACAGTTCAAAATGCGAATACAGTGCAGAGCACTGAAGCAGCCAGTTGCCCATATGGGCATATTGCCGTGTATGACAAAGCAGCCCTATCTTTAGCTTCTGCCTATGATGAAAACGAAACATCACCTAACCTTAGTCGGCTGTCACCTCAATTAAGAAAAACAACCCAACCACTCCGATAACTTATCATTCCTTTCCCTGATTCATCGCGCAGCCAGGATATGGACTGTCTGAATACTCCTCTCGGATACTGCGCCCAATTCCCATCCGTTTTCCGTTTTCCCCTTTTCTTTATTCAACAAAAAAAGTGTCGTTTCATGACGTTCTGCCGAGGTTGTTTTATTGCCCGGCCCTTTGGATTCCTAAAGGACACAAAAGAAACAACGTTTTTGCGACTCCGCATGAAGCTGCAAAAAATCTGGGATTCGCGTCCTGGGGCGCATGGAAACCGTGATGGGTGATGTCATCCACACTCCCGCCCATGTAATCACTTCGATCGGTTTTCGCCGTCGACTAATTTCGTCACAAAAGTAGGACAAAAATCTTTGCAAAACACGACATCGGTGTACCAGTTTTCTTCAATTCGCGCGGTGTGGACAGCCTGTCACCTATGTGCTTTTTTAAAACAACTTGCACGAGAGAAAGATAATGTGTCTCCAACGAATTCAAGTTTGAAACgtctgagaaaaaaaaaaaaaaaaaaagtttgtctATAGCATACACAGGCTGAAATCTCCGCACCCTTTCCCACAATTTGGTTAGCTAAAATCAACAAATCCTCTTTTTTGGACCATTTATTCACTTTTCTTCGTTGACACATACGTTCAcggaattttttatattattataaagtacTACAAAACTTGACTAACATACACTAGCACAAGTAAATGTATGCAGGATGATTACGAGTATGAATTAAATCGCTTCTTTTCTATAACATTATTGTGCGTCTTTCTCCAGTTTAGGTATGTTTATATATCAACGTTGCATTCGAAAAAGATATATATGCATGATGAAATTAGTGCTATTAGTTATAATTTGTGcatcattatatttttcttatcggctaatttgtatttgatttgacaaataattaaaacttgACCATAATTAAGGTTGTCTTTGTCCATCATTGACATATTTCATGAGATATTATaccatttatttctttttcttcattgaTATAAACTTTCACTagatattttgtcattttatttctttttcctcCATTGATTTAAACATTTATGagatttttatattataaattattattaaagttaGCCAAAACTATCACGAGTAAAGATGTGCAGGACGATTGCGAGTGTAAATCGGACTACTTCttttatataacattattgGTGCGACTCCCTCCTATTTGGATATGTCTATCAATGTTGTATTCGTAAAAGATAAAGatatgtgcatgatgaaattagtgttattagttattattggtGTGTCATTATATTTTGCTCATCATCAGCTAATCTGTATATGATTTgattagtaattaattaatatttgattttttttgaaaaacaattaatatttgatttaatttggaataaattaaataagttgGATAGGAACTAGGAAGAACAATATTAGGATCAACTGAGACCTTATGCTTGTCTTTTTCCATCATTGACATACATTAATTTCACGAGATATTTTACCATTTATTCCTTTTTATTCATTGATATAAACTTTAACAAGATATTTtaccatttattttttttcttcatttgatATAGACATTCACaagatattttatattatacattaCCACAAAATTAAAGTTAACCAAGACTTGCACGAATAAAGATATACAACATGATGATCGCAAGAGGGAATCAAATCGATCCACTTATTTTTAAAGACATTGTTAATGTGTCTTCTTTCCGTTTAATATCATTCAGTTGTATTAGTCCCGACTTGTtgcattcaaaaaaattaaattagtgttattatatttcattatagTTTACTTATTGGCAAGTTTGAATTCgatttcaaaattaattaatatttgactTGGACCTAAAGTAAATAAGTTGAATACGAAGAACAAGAAGACAAGATAGGATCAAAATCGACTTAAGATTGTCCGATCTTAACCATTAAAATCGACCTAGCTAATAGATAACATATAGGTGATTAAGCCCAAAAAGATAATATAATACAGTTCTGTGTAATTTGCGTGCTATATTAGTAACTATGAGTTTCCTCCTCatccaacaaataataatgtttttacgtaatataaaaattaataagtgtgaattttgGCATATAAAAATTAGAgattaaatctctttattcatgcatAAATTGAGATCTTAATTTAGAAAGTATAAAAATacccttaaaattttaaattttgacacattttgaaTGGATGAGTGACCTGCGCAATGAATTTTGgaactaaaacaatagtcgtggatgaaattTGGCcggtactaaaataatattaatggatgaaaattggtaaaaattaaatatgtggaccaaaactgtcattttgttaatattcatggGAGTAAAATTGATAAGTTATATAAGTTATTGGAGAACTATataagttattttctaaaataaaaatttcaaattcttcaataaaaaatttcaaatttataaaaaatgatttacattattattatataataatataaatacttaaaatataaataaatctaattaaaattttaatataaattattaatattgagcATCTATTTTTGTGCATTGTGCATACAAACCACTAGGTAATAATAGATAAAGAGGAGTTGGGTAAAGGATTGGGATTTGGGAATATGCATGT of Ipomoea triloba cultivar NCNSP0323 chromosome 3, ASM357664v1 contains these proteins:
- the LOC116014378 gene encoding uncharacterized protein At5g65660; the protein is MESPYSAPPHVDASRPSLGFPLGTALLLIVIFTLSGVFSCCYHWDKLRSLRRSFADASPADGDDGPRKPVLAQPDLKQNQSLTLPVVMPGEHVPRFLALPCPCQPPRAERIVVEVQKPPPPPPKPLRGAEAVPFY